In Longimicrobiales bacterium, the sequence TCGCAACGGGCATGCGCACGCCCGTCGGCGTGAAGGTATTCGGTCCCGACCTGGACGAGCTGCAGCGCATCGGCACCCGCATCGAGACGCTCCTGCGCGATGTGCCCGGCACGCGCAGCGCCATCGCCGAGCGCGGCGCGAGCGGCTATTACCTCGACGTGGAGGTGGACCGCGCCGCCGCGGCGCGCTATGGCCTCAACGTCATGGACGTGCAGCAGGCGATGATGGCCGCGGTGGGCGGCACGGTCGCCACGCAGACGATCGAGGGCCGGGAGCGGTACGGCGTGCTCGTGCGCTACCCGCGCGACTTCCGCCAGAGCGCTAGCGCCGTCGCGGAGACGCGTGTGCCCGTGATGGGCGGGACCATGCAGATACCGCTCGCGCAGCTCGCGACTCTGCGCATGACGCAGGGGCCGATGGTCGTGAAGACCGAGGACGCGTTCCCGGTGAGCGCGGTCTACGTGGATGTGGAGGACCGCGACATCGGCAGCTACGTCGCCGATGCGCGTCGCGTGCTCGACGACAACCTCGCGCTGCCGACCGGCTACACGGTCGAATGGTCCGGTCAGTTCGAGGCGATGGAGCGAGTGCGCGAGAAGATGCAGCTCGTGGTGCCCGTCACGCTCGCGCTCATCTTCCTGCTGCTGTTCCTGCATTTCAGGAACGCGACCGAGACATTTATCGTGATGGCGACGCTGCCGTTTGCACTCGTGGGCGGCATCTGGCTGCTCTGGCTGCTCGGCTACAGCACGAGTGTCGCCGTGTGGGTCGGCTTCATTGCCCTGGCCGGCGTCGCCGCCGAGACGGGCGTCGTGATGCTCGTCTACCTGGATGGCGCGTTCCATCGGCGGGCACTCGAACGCGCCGGTTCACTCGACGACACTGACGTCCGGGCCGCCGTCATGGAAGGCGCGGTCGACCGGCTGCGGCCGAAGATGATGACGGTCGTGTCGACGATCGGTGGTCTGCTCCCGCTCATGTGGGCGAGCGGAGCTGGTGCAGCCACGATGCAGCGCATTGCGGCCCCGATGGTCGGCGGACTGCTGACCTCGACCGTGCTGACGCTGATCGTGATTCCGGTCGTCTACACGGTGTGGCGCGAGTGGCAGATCCGGCACGGGCGTTTCCCAGGGCTGATCGCGGAGGCTGGCTCCGGCGGGCAACAGACGGTGCGCGCGGCGCACTGACGTTCAACACACGATTACAGGAGTGATGATGATTATGAACAACACGGCGTTCCGTTCGGCCATGATCCTCGCAACTGCCGGCCTGCTCGGTGCGTGTGGTGGCAGCGGCGAGGTGGATGACAACGTGGCGGCCGACAGCGGGATGAGCGGGATGGAGGGCCACGACATGAGCGCGATGGGTGGGACGGACATGTCCATGGACTCGGCCACGATGCAGCGGCACGCCGCAGAGATGGACAGCATGGCAACGGAATTGCGCGCGCACGTCGCGGAGTTGCGGCAGCTGCCGCAGGCTCAGTGGCACGCACGGATGGATCAGCACGCACCACTCGTCGCCCGCATGCTCGGCATGATGGAGCGGCAAATGCGCGAGATGGACATGGGCATGGGCATGGATGCCGACCATATGGGCGAGATGATGGGCATGACCGGCGACGAGCACGAAGCCATGCTGCAGGAGATGACTACGCTGCGCGCCGAGGTTGGTCAGTTGCAGACTGCAACGCCGGAGGAGGTTCGTGCACAGATGCCAGCCCACCTGGCGCGGCTTCAGCGCATGGTCGAGATCATGGAGGCGAGTGCGGATCATATGGGCGGCATGTAGCTAACGTGACGCCGTCGTTAACCTGACACCCCTGGAGACTCATGAGAAGAACGACTACCACAATCGGTGCGATCCTCACCCTGCTGATCTGCACGTCCGGCAGCGCACAGGCACAGGTGGAGGATGAAGCAGCACGGGCTGATGTCCGGTCCGCTGTGGAGAGCTATGCCCGTGCGCTCGCGTCGGGCGACTCGCTGGCGGCGCTGGCTCTGCTGCACCCGGATGTCGTGATCTATGAGGGCGGGCACGCGGAGACGCGCGCGGAGTACCGCAGCGGACACCTGCGCAGCGACATCGCATTTGCCTCCGCGGTGAAACGCACCGTGACCGCGGACGACATCATGCTGATGGGTGATGCCGCCCTCTACACGAGCGAGTACACCGCTGCCGGTCGCTTCCGGAATCGCGACATCGACAGCCACGGGACCGAGACCATGGTGCTCGTGCGCACGGCCGAAGGCTGGAAGATACGCCACATCCACTGGTCGTCACGGTAATGCAATCCAAAGCGGCCTGACGTGGTGTCGCAGGCGATCGGCGCGGCCATAGTGGTCTTCCTGACGGTGGACGTGTTCCTCACCGTCTTCCACGCTCAGGGTCACGCCGGACCGTTCACACGGCTGCAGATGCGCGCGGTCTGGGCACT encodes:
- a CDS encoding efflux RND transporter permease subunit — encoded protein: EPGPITSQRRWEIVAYASKEVGPALFFSLLVITVSFLPVFALEAQEGRLFKPLAFTKTFAMASAAILAVTLVPVAMGYFIRGRIRSEQENPVSRVLIRAYRPALAGALRHRRLTLAAVALLLVATIFPLTRLGSEFMPPVEEGTILFMPMTLPGVSIQQAASIMQRQNAIIARMPEVASVVGKTGRASTATDPAPLDMFETVVNLKPESEWRDGMTYDRLVAELDEATRMPGVTNLWTMPIKNRIDMLATGMRTPVGVKVFGPDLDELQRIGTRIETLLRDVPGTRSAIAERGASGYYLDVEVDRAAAARYGLNVMDVQQAMMAAVGGTVATQTIEGRERYGVLVRYPRDFRQSASAVAETRVPVMGGTMQIPLAQLATLRMTQGPMVVKTEDAFPVSAVYVDVEDRDIGSYVADARRVLDDNLALPTGYTVEWSGQFEAMERVREKMQLVVPVTLALIFLLLFLHFRNATETFIVMATLPFALVGGIWLLWLLGYSTSVAVWVGFIALAGVAAETGVVMLVYLDGAFHRRALERAGSLDDTDVRAAVMEGAVDRLRPKMMTVVSTIGGLLPLMWASGAGAATMQRIAAPMVGGLLTSTVLTLIVIPVVYTVWREWQIRHGRFPGLIAEAGSGGQQTVRAAH
- a CDS encoding nuclear transport factor 2 family protein, with protein sequence MRRTTTTIGAILTLLICTSGSAQAQVEDEAARADVRSAVESYARALASGDSLAALALLHPDVVIYEGGHAETRAEYRSGHLRSDIAFASAVKRTVTADDIMLMGDAALYTSEYTAAGRFRNRDIDSHGTETMVLVRTAEGWKIRHIHWSSR